The Neoarius graeffei isolate fNeoGra1 chromosome 10, fNeoGra1.pri, whole genome shotgun sequence sequence gcaagaaggtccgggttcgcatcccgtggctggcgagggcctttctgtgcggagtttgcatgttctccgggtgctccggtttcccccaaagacatgcaggttaggttaactggtgactctaaattgactgtgagtgtgaatggttgtctatgtgtcagccctgtgatgacctggcgacttgtccagggtgtactatgccttttgcccgtagtcagctgggataggctccagcttgcctgtgaccctgtagaacaggataaagcggctagagataatgagatgagatctcttttACACATCCATGATATCAGAACACACACTGTGACATCCATGTTCTAAATTGCTCATTGCAGTGACTTGTTGCAGAAATGTATTGGATGTGTgtttagcatttatttatttgaatattTCATTTTAATGCAAAATGTCTATGCAGTTGTGAGAAATGAGAATTTTATAAGAATATTACTTAATAGATATTAGATTTAAATATAAAACACTCAGTGAAATGATAGTTTCACattaaaaatgtgttaaaccgaTATAGTCCCTATATGTGTATTATAAATATCATGTAaaatacaacctcgattccaaaaaagttgggacaaagtacaaattgtaaataaaaacggaatgcaataatttacaaatctcaaaaactgatattgtattcacaatagaacatagacaacatatcaaatgtcgaaagtgagacattttgaaatttcatgccaaatattggctcatttgaaatttcatgacagcaacacatctcaaaaaagttgggacaggggcaataagaggctggaaaagttaaaggtacaaaaaaggaacagctgaaggacgaaattgcaactcattaggtcaactggcaataggtcattaacatgactgggtataaaaagagcatcttggagtggcagcggctctcagaagtaaagatgggaagaggatcaccaatccctctaattctgtgccgacaaatagtggagcaatatcagaaaggagttcaacagtgtaaaattgcagagagtttgaacatatcatcatctacagtgcataatatcatcaaaagattcagagaatctggaagaatctctgtgcataagggtcaaggccggaaaaccataccgggtgcccgtgatcttcgagcccttaaacggcactgcgtcacatacaggcatgcttctgtattggaaatcacaaaatgggctcaggaatatttccagagaacattatctgtgaacacaattcaccgtgccatccgccgttgccagctaaaactctatagttcaaagaagaagccgtatctaaacatgatccagaagcgcagacatcttctctgggccaaggctcatttaaaatggactgtggcaaagtggaaaactgttctgtggtcagacgaatcaaaatttgaagttctttatggaaatcagggacgccgtcattccgactaaagaggagaaagacaacccaagttgttatcagcgctcagttcagaagcctgcatctctgatggtatggggttgcattagtgtgtgtggcatgggcagcttacacatctggaaagacaccatcaatgctgaaaggtatatccaggttctagagcaacatatgctcccatccagacgacgtctctttcagggaagaccttgcattttccaacatgacaatgccaaaccacatactgcatcaattacagcatcatagctgcgtagaagaagggtccggatactgaactggccagcctgcagtccagatctttcacccatagaaaacatttggcgcatcataaaacggaagatacgacaaaaaagacctaagacagttgagcaactagaatcctacattagacaagaatgggttaacattcctatccctaaacttgagcaacttgtctcctcagtccccagacgtttacagactgttgtaaagagaaaaggggatgtctcacagtggtaaacatggccttgtcccaacttttttaagatgtgttgtcatgaaatttaaaatcacctcatttttctctttaaatgatacattttctcagtttaaacatttgatgtcatctatgttctattctgaataaaatatggaattttgaaacttccacatcattgcattccgtttttatttacaatttgtactttgccccaacttttttggaattggggttgtaatttatatagggtggcgtagtggttagcgctgtcgcctcacatcaagaaggtccgggttcgagccctgtggaacaggataaagcggctagagataatgagatgaatatatatatatatatatatatatataaaatccaatGTATTCCTTTTCATAAAGGTTAATGATCATCCATTATTGTTATACCCGACTTACAATAATTCAGTATTTACAACATGCATCGGTTaggaaaaaaattaatttgtGTCACTGGTAATAAAAAGAGATTATTTTGAAAGGTGATGAATGCAAAAAAAGTATACCAtctgacaaactttttttttttttgagtgttcaTGGCACTTTAACACTTATCTGTAATGATCTGTAACGTTACACCAAGTGTATTTTTGTCTGTTGTATAgttatttttgtggctactgcctcatatagaggtggtagccactatgtcattgtgctgtaagaatgagtgtaacaatagcacaacGCATATGCGCATAagtattacaatcaccagaacagcaAATCGTGATCTCATGATATGAAGTTGATCTCATGTTATCAAAGGTACCCAAGAATGagtataagaatgtaagaatgagtgtaacaatagcaaaacttcgtaaccaattagcacttatcctgatcaagttcaattacccattctatttcttgataaactttagAACTAATCAGAACTACAAACGAAATAAGAaaaaccttgttataactttgtagtatcggAAGAAAAAGACAACAAAATTCACCTCGTGATTCACCAAGGCTACTGACTCCACTTGTAACGAGTACTTACGTTTTCCaacgaataatttttttttttaaataaatttgacatTCTTTGACAAATATGAAACCCAAGCGTAAAAGTATAATTggccaaacttctgctattcgctttaagtttttaattttattttaaagttaattgataacatgtatatgcgctatatttactgtatggatattgtatcagaaaattttatttataagcagtagccacatgtacccatatggCACCTATTTTTTATTGCAATCTTGTTTATGCTGCCCTCTTGTTCAGGTCACTCTTGGAAGAGATTTTAATCTCAAGGAGTTTttttacctggttaaataaaggatatTGATTGACATGCCACCATATAAAATCCATATTTTTCCTTGCCATTATCGACTCTGGCTTACTCACCAAGGATAAAATTTATAGGGCTAATTTTATCTAGAAGTTATACATTTCAATAAAGTTGCTTTGTGGCAATGTCCATTTTTAAAAGCGCTatgcaaaaaaaattaattatatatatatatttcattgaatcagtgtaccaattttttttaataattttaaaatcACAATTAAATAAGACCATACATGTGTAAAAGAGGCACGATGTCAGTAAGAATGTGCCTAAAAGACAAGTATTTTAATTTCTAAACTATTTACATTAAAAAGTGCCTTGTATTATAGTTCCccatacaccaaaaaaaaaaaaaaaaaaaaacaaaccagcaAACCACTTACAATCCATATGACAACTTTATTACCTTAACTCAGAAATGCATACTCTTACCACATCCTTCAGCAtgtaactgtattttaaaaaaagaaagaaataatgaatgaatggaaaaaaagaaaagaaaagaaagcactgcTGCCAAGTTCAACCACTCTGGCCCCTAAGAGTAGGAATTCCCAGAGCAGCATCAAAAATCTGCAATGCAGAAGCAGCATGACGATGAAGGGTGCAATGTGCCTGTTCATCCAAGACATCTTCACTGGTTCAGCTCTCTGTGCTGGAGAGCTCATATGAGCAGTGCTCAGTGATGGATCACCACATCACACCCCCTACGCCTGCAACAATGTGCAGGCATTTACCTGCAGaggaaaagacaaaaataaaccaTAAAATGCAGAATAAGACAAGTCAAGAAAATGAAATCTACATAATGTTACATGTCAGACTCCTCCTTACCTTCCTCATCCACCACCACCCATTGGAGGAGGACTTGGACCTCCACCATGGTTTATCCTGCCCATACGTCTCCGCCCAGGAAAACCTGGAGGACTGAAGTAAATAAATTCAAAAATCACCCAAAAGATGAACAATGCATATCCAAATCATTACACAAATATAATGACAAGATATGGTAAAAAGGTACAAGACaagctaaaaacaaacaaaacaaacaaacagtctaaAGAGTCATAAACATATCACTGTGTACATTTCAGTCAGCCACACTCTGATAGCGGTTGTTAAGTCAGAGTTACAAGACAGTCAAAACCAGCAGTAGTTAAGAATTACACAAAACTGAAATACAGAACTATTTATGGATTTCCTCTTTTGTTTCCGCCCTACTGGGACTTACCCTCTTCCATCACTGAAGCGTGACGATGAACTTGGATTCCCGTCTTTTGACAGATCTGGCTGGACGAGGGTCTGAAAGCTAAAGAGTAGCAAGTGTGTTAGAGTTTAAAATATGTATCCCACAGGCATAAATGTAATCAATCTACTAATCAACCTGTAATCAGAGTATCACATACAACAGGCCAATGAACTCCACGACACCCCAAAAGAGCTCGCTAAGGAAAGACAGTCTCCATGGTGACCGCGTCCTGCTGTCCAGGACTTGACCTGAGAATAAAAATGTACACATGTACCCTTTTAGCTGCAATTTAGATATCAATATATTCTTTTCCTTGTTCAAATGAAGTCATGGTAGCATACTGTCATGATTATGAAAAGTACAGAATAATCACattttcatttatatttgttcatCTGGCTGATACAGTTCTCTAAAGTGACACACAGACAGGATGTCACTGGAATTTAGATTTAAGGTGCTTTCTTAAGGACCCAACATTGGCAGTTTGAGCTGAGTGGTGCTGGAATTTAAAAATCCTTCCAATCAGTAGACCAAAGCCAAAGTAGACCACTGAGCAACCACTTGTGTTAAATGATTGTGTAAGTCAGGAATAACAAACTTCATATTCGTTCACTGGGATTTGATAATTGTATGACTGGCATTAATTGCTCACATTTCAGTGACTTATCAAATGCCAAGCAGTTAATATACAGTGAGTCTCAGGAATGCAAAATTTACACAGATCTGATTTCTTACATTATCATGAAGAGAAAAATAATGAATAAATGCAAGACAAAAGATTGGGATAAAGTGTTTCTCCTACCATTATATtgggacggacacacacacaaggttttaaaaaaaacaaaacggagTGCAGTtctattgtacaaccccaattccaaaaaagttgggatgccgtGTAAACTGTCAAAAACAATGTGATAaactgcaaatcttggaaaccctatatttcattgaaaatagtacaaagacaacacatcaaatgttgaaactgagaaattttattgtcttttgaaaaatatatatgctcattttgaatttgatgtcagcaacaaatttcaaaaaagttgggacaggggcatgtttaccactgtggtgcatcacatctacattgaaaaacactctgtaaatgtttgggaactgaggagaccaactgctgtagttttgcaaaagaaatattgtcccattctttcctgatatacaatttcagttgctcaacagttcagggtctcctttgtcgtattttgcacttcataatgtgccaaatgttttaaatgggagacaagtctagactgcaggcaggccagtttagcacccagactcttatgacagagtcatgcagttttaatatgttcagaaagcggtttggcattgtcttgctgaaagaaggaagaccttccctgaaaaagatgttgtctggatggcagcatattgctctgaaacatgtgtatatcattcagcattaatgatgccttcccagatgtacaagctacccatgtcatgtgcactaatgcaccttcataccatcacagatgctggcttttgaactgtgcactgatgacaagccggatggtccctctcctctttagcctggaggacatggtgtccgtgatttctaaaaagaatttctacttttgattcatcagacctcgggacaattttccacttcgtctcactccatcgtaaaagagctcgggcccagagaaggtggtggtatttctggatattgttaatATACGGTTTTAACATGCATTTGtgaatgcagtaatgaactgttttcacagatgatggttttctgaagtgttcctgaacccataaagtgatttccactacagacatgtgtctgcttttaatgcagtgtcacctgagggcctgaagatcacaggcatccagtgtcagttttcagccttgtctcttgcatagagATTTCTCCACAGtctttgaatcttttaatgatgttatgtaccattgatgatgtgatccccaaattctttgcaattttacattgaggaacgttattcttaaattgttgcactgtttgcccatgcagtctttcactgagcagtgaacccctccccatctttacttctgagagactccgcttctctgggatgctgtttttatacccaatcatcttgctgacctgttgccaattaaccaaattagttttctttagcattacacaactttttcagtcttttattgccccgtcccaacttttttaaaaatgtgttgttgacatcaaattcaaaatgaccatatattaaaaaaaagcaatacaatttctcagcttcaacatttgatatgttgtctgtactattttcaatgaaatatacgttttccatgatttgcaaatcttcacattctatgttttacacagtgtcccaacttttttggaattggggttgtaaaaattgTTATAATgattgttctaaaataaatgtgaagacttaaatacgactcctttaactgtttgttcaggtccaaatgctcagggtgaccatcctcatccagcaccccccccccaaaaaaaagtcgggGAAACACTGAAATGTCTGTATATGTAAAAGCATTTCATCTAAACTGcagtaataaaaataagaaaaccTTTTCCTGTTGAGTTTTCATTGTTTTTGTCCATTCCAAAGACCTTTTCATTCATAAGGCTTTAGCTCCACCAACTCTGCACATGATGTTACAGAGCCCTAAAATACATGTTTGATGTATAGCATATatcaatttatgatattgtaaatCCAATTTAAAGCACG is a genomic window containing:
- the selenok gene encoding selenoprotein K isoform X1, with the translated sequence MVYVSNGQVLDSRTRSPWRLSFLSELFWGVVEFIGLFFQTLVQPDLSKDGNPSSSSRFSDGRGPPGFPGRRRMGRINHGGGPSPPPMGGGGUGR
- the selenok gene encoding selenoprotein K isoform X2 translates to MVYVSNGQVLDSRTRSPWRLSFLSELFWGVVEFIGLFFQTLVQPDLSKDGNPSSSSRFSDGRGPPGFPGRRRMGRINHGGGPSPPPMGGGG